The sequence GCCTCGTCGATCGCTGGATCGACCTCGCCACCGAACGCTCCGACCTCCAACTCGCGCAACGCACCGAAGCAGCGAAGCCGATCAAGCGCCGCTGATCACACCCGAGAACCCGGCACTCTCCAGTACCCTATTATTCCCGCGATTCCGCGTCATCGTCGCCAGACAGTAGCCTGATGACCGCGCTCACCGCCGCGGCCGCCACCTCGTGATCGCACGCGCGAGACGCCACGGTCGTCGCCACTCAAGGTCGGTTTGGTCGTTGCAGCGCTCGCCACGACGACGTAGGGTCGATCACATGAAGCTCGATCGCATCAACGTCGTCCCCGGCGTGTGCGAAGGACGTCCGACCATCCGAGGCCTCCGTCTCACCGTCGAGTTCGTTCTGAAGCTTCTCGGCAGCGGCTACACGGCTGACGATATCGTTCGAGAGTACCCGGAACTGGAACGAGAAGATGTCTTCCAAGCCGCTCGCTACGGCGCCTGGCTCGCAAGCCAGCGCACGTCCGCCGTGGCGTGAAGTTCCTCGCGGACCTCAACATCGCACCACGCACGGTGCTGGCGCTGCGCCAGCAAGGTTTCGACATCGTCCGCCTCGATGAGGTGAAGCTCGCCCACGCCACCGACGAGGCGATCGTGGCATATGCCAGGGCTCATGGACACGTCGTCGTCACCCAGGATCTCGACTTCTCAGCGATCGTCGCCTTGTCGGGACTGAGCGCACCCTCAATACTTTCGCTACGGCTCGGATCCGCCAAGGCCGACGCGGTTACCGAGCGCTTGAGCACGATTCTGCCTAACATCCAGAATGATCTTGCCAACGGGGCGATCGTCACCGTCGACGACCGAATCCGAATACGAAGCCTGCCGATCGCGGACTGACTCTACGTCGCCCAGTCCCCACCGGGACCGTATCTCCACGGAGGGCGAGCTTTGTATCGCTCGCGCAGGGAGCCCGTATCGGGCAGCGCCGCCCTTCGACCCGGATCAAAGCTTTGCCCGACTTGGCGCGGGCGGTAGAGGTCTCGCATGCCCGCGATCGTGCTGGCGCCCCGGATCGTGGCCAACCCCGAAATCTTGGGGGGAAAGGCCATCATCGAGGGGACCCGCCTCAGCGTCGAGTTCATTCTCGGCCAACTCGGCCGTGGCCTCGGCGTCGACGAAGTCGTCAGGGAGATCGATAGCCTCCGCGGCCTCGGCATCGACGTGGTCACCGTCGACGACCGGCGCCGGACGGTGGCGCGCCCCACATCCTATGGTCGTACCTCCGCGGGCAGACGAGCGAGGACGGCCTCGTAAACCGCCCGCGCCTTGGTCATGGCGTCATCGGCTTCGCCGATTGTCGGCTCCT is a genomic window of Deltaproteobacteria bacterium containing:
- a CDS encoding DUF5615 family PIN-like protein; the protein is MKFLADLNIAPRTVLALRQQGFDIVRLDEVKLAHATDEAIVAYARAHGHVVVTQDLDFSAIVALSGLSAPSILSLRLGSAKADAVTERLSTILPNIQNDLANGAIVTVDDRIRIRSLPIAD
- a CDS encoding DUF433 domain-containing protein; amino-acid sequence: MKLDRINVVPGVCEGRPTIRGLRLTVEFVLKLLGSGYTADDIVREYPELEREDVFQAARYGAWLASQRTSAVA
- a CDS encoding DUF433 domain-containing protein, with protein sequence MPAIVLAPRIVANPEILGGKAIIEGTRLSVEFILGQLGRGLGVDEVVREIDSLRGLGIDVVTVDDRRRTVARPTSYGRTSAGRRARTAS